One window of the Streptomyces sp. NBC_00259 genome contains the following:
- a CDS encoding glycosyltransferase family 2 protein — translation MSSFLRPAVPDPHDPLTTATAIASATATATATATLGRIPAQYRPISSHLAIAPPVSVVIPAMNEAENLPHVFGTLPEWIHEVVLVDGNSTDDTVNVARELWPGVKVVKQAGKGKGDALISGFAACTGDIIVMVDADGSADGQEIVSYVSALVGGADFAKGSRFANGGGTDDMTPIRKLGNRVLCGIVNAKFGARYTDLCYGYNAFWRHCLDSIALDCTGFEIETLMNIRVVKAGLRVQEVPSHEYLRIHGVSNLRAVRDGLRVLKVILQEKGVRRAARRSPVLTLNMPRGEVS, via the coding sequence ATGAGCTCGTTCCTGCGCCCGGCGGTCCCGGATCCTCATGATCCGCTGACCACGGCCACAGCCATCGCTTCGGCCACCGCCACGGCAACGGCCACCGCCACACTCGGCCGGATACCGGCCCAGTACCGCCCGATCTCCTCTCATCTCGCCATCGCACCACCGGTCAGCGTCGTGATCCCCGCCATGAACGAGGCGGAGAACCTTCCGCACGTCTTCGGGACACTGCCCGAATGGATCCATGAGGTCGTCCTCGTCGACGGCAACTCGACGGACGACACGGTCAACGTCGCACGGGAACTGTGGCCCGGAGTCAAGGTCGTCAAGCAGGCCGGCAAGGGCAAGGGGGACGCCCTGATCAGCGGCTTCGCCGCCTGCACCGGCGACATCATCGTCATGGTCGACGCGGACGGCTCCGCGGACGGCCAGGAGATCGTCAGCTATGTGTCCGCCCTGGTCGGCGGCGCCGACTTCGCCAAGGGCTCGCGCTTCGCCAACGGCGGCGGCACGGACGACATGACCCCCATCCGCAAGCTCGGCAACCGCGTCCTGTGCGGCATCGTCAACGCCAAGTTCGGCGCCCGCTACACGGACCTCTGCTACGGCTACAACGCGTTCTGGCGCCACTGCCTGGACAGCATCGCCCTGGACTGCACCGGCTTCGAGATCGAGACCCTGATGAACATCCGGGTCGTCAAGGCCGGACTGCGCGTCCAGGAAGTGCCCAGCCACGAGTACCTGCGCATCCACGGCGTCAGCAACCTGCGCGCCGTCCGGGACGGGCTGCGGGTCCTCAAGGTGATCCTCCAGGAGAAGGGAGTCCGCCGCGCCGCGCGCCGGAGCCCCGTCCTCACCCTCAACATGCCGCGGGGAGAGGTCTCTTGA
- a CDS encoding DUF402 domain-containing protein, protein MSARWGESWVDVALIKAGHTKIRYPAEVVADDGTRITVRAPWAGDDVRDFGFVRFEPGDIFTEYYWRDRWYAVKEVRAGDGALKGWYTDITRPAEVSRDEVVVEDLDLDLWVSADGTQILRLDEDEFAASGLADSDPRAAEEAARALDALELLAREGRFTELLV, encoded by the coding sequence ATGTCCGCACGCTGGGGTGAGTCCTGGGTCGATGTCGCGCTGATCAAGGCGGGGCATACGAAGATCCGCTACCCGGCGGAGGTCGTCGCCGACGACGGCACGCGGATCACCGTCCGCGCGCCGTGGGCGGGCGACGACGTACGGGACTTCGGGTTCGTGCGCTTCGAGCCGGGAGACATCTTCACCGAGTACTACTGGCGCGACCGCTGGTACGCCGTGAAGGAGGTGCGGGCCGGTGACGGGGCGCTGAAGGGCTGGTACACCGACATCACCCGCCCGGCCGAGGTCTCGCGTGACGAGGTCGTGGTCGAGGATCTGGACCTGGATCTGTGGGTGTCGGCCGACGGTACGCAGATCCTGCGGCTGGACGAGGACGAGTTCGCCGCGAGCGGCCTCGCCGACAGCGATCCCCGGGCGGCCGAGGAGGCTGCCCGGGCGCTGGACGCCCTGGAACTCCTGGCCCGCGAGGGGCGGTTCACGGAGCTTCTGGTCTGA
- a CDS encoding SGNH/GDSL hydrolase family protein, translated as MKLSRIAAISSSLLLGAVLALTGTGQAQAAQSAAAVDYVALGDSYSSGLGAGAYISGSGDCKRTNRAYPALWAAANSPSSFAFTACSGARTNDVTAGQLGPLTSATDLVSLTIGGNDAGFADVMTTCVLQSESTCIARVAEAKRYVDTTLPGRLDSVYSAIRTKAPSARVVVLGYPRFYRLNGSCITGLSENERAAINSGADHLNAAIAKRVADHGFTFADVAPAFTGHEICSGSAWLHSVNWLNIGESYHPTASGQSGGYLPPFRSVA; from the coding sequence ATGAAACTGTCCCGAATCGCGGCAATCTCATCCTCACTCCTCCTCGGCGCAGTCCTCGCCCTCACCGGAACGGGCCAGGCCCAGGCCGCCCAGTCCGCGGCAGCCGTCGACTACGTGGCCCTCGGCGACTCGTACTCCTCGGGCCTCGGAGCCGGCGCCTACATCAGCGGCAGCGGCGACTGCAAGCGCACCAACAGGGCCTACCCCGCCCTCTGGGCAGCAGCCAACTCACCCTCGTCGTTCGCCTTCACCGCCTGCTCGGGTGCTCGTACGAATGATGTGACGGCGGGCCAGCTCGGACCGCTCACCTCCGCGACCGACCTCGTGTCCCTCACCATCGGCGGCAACGACGCCGGCTTCGCCGACGTCATGACGACCTGCGTCCTGCAGTCCGAGAGCACCTGCATCGCGCGCGTCGCAGAGGCGAAGCGCTACGTCGACACGACCCTGCCCGGCCGCCTCGACTCGGTGTACTCGGCGATCAGGACCAAGGCCCCCTCGGCCCGTGTCGTCGTCCTCGGCTACCCGCGCTTCTACAGACTCAACGGAAGCTGCATCACCGGACTCAGCGAGAACGAACGCGCCGCGATCAACAGCGGTGCCGACCACCTCAACGCCGCCATCGCCAAGCGTGTCGCCGACCACGGATTCACCTTCGCCGATGTCGCCCCGGCGTTCACCGGGCACGAGATCTGCTCGGGCTCCGCGTGGCTGCACAGCGTCAACTGGCTGAACATCGGCGAGTCGTACCACCCGACCGCCTCCGGACAGTCCGGCGGCTACCTGCCCCCGTTCCGTTCGGTGGCCTGA
- a CDS encoding GNAT family N-acetyltransferase — protein MTDDIRLAAEDDISRVKAVTDAAYHHYIERIGLVPAPMQADHAANVEAGRVYVTGDPLTGVLVLIPAADHLYLDSIAVDADAQGTGLGRRLPAFVEEHARRLGVPEVRLLTNAMMWENRKMYERYGYEVVERRMEGRYDRIHYRKPLG, from the coding sequence ATGACCGACGACATCCGGCTCGCCGCCGAGGACGACATCTCCCGTGTGAAAGCCGTGACCGACGCGGCCTACCACCACTACATCGAACGGATCGGACTCGTACCGGCCCCGATGCAGGCGGACCACGCGGCGAACGTGGAGGCGGGCCGGGTGTACGTGACGGGCGACCCGCTGACCGGCGTCCTGGTGCTGATCCCCGCGGCCGACCACCTCTACCTGGACTCGATCGCCGTCGACGCCGACGCCCAGGGCACGGGACTCGGCCGCCGGCTGCCGGCCTTCGTCGAGGAGCACGCGCGCCGGCTCGGAGTGCCCGAGGTGCGGCTGCTCACGAACGCCATGATGTGGGAGAACCGGAAGATGTACGAGCGGTACGGCTATGAGGTCGTCGAACGCCGCATGGAGGGCCGGTACGACCGCATCCACTACCGCAAGCCGCTGGGCTGA
- a CDS encoding methyltransferase domain-containing protein, whose translation MTTIDWDAAADTFDEEPDHGLRDPVVRGAWATRMARWLPHEPSDVLDLGCGTGSLSLVAAEQGHRVTAVDLSPRMAAAARRKLAGTGAEVLVGPADRPPVGERRFDVVLVRHVVWALPDAESALGHWVSLLRPGGRLVLVEGVWGGAGVPAQRLIGTLTPLVGRIDHEPLSDDPALWGRPVDDERYAVVARLAPVPPAPRHSEVVDVHLVLRRGDEVLLARRANTGYGDGLWNGPSGHVEEGEDVRAAMVRETSEEIGVELGPEDLRVALVMQHRGPGDPPRTGWFFEAAYGTGGEPDNREPHKCSELAWHPLAALPDDMVAYCRAGFEAYRAGERFVVHWHEDDDTIAHDPGAPDRAVPLPVSVPGSVPGSIPVSVPGSVPGSLPVPRLRPEAP comes from the coding sequence ATGACGACGATCGACTGGGACGCGGCCGCCGACACCTTCGACGAGGAGCCCGACCACGGACTGCGCGACCCCGTGGTGCGCGGTGCCTGGGCGACGCGCATGGCGCGCTGGCTGCCGCACGAGCCGTCCGATGTGCTCGATCTCGGCTGCGGCACGGGCAGCCTCTCCCTCGTCGCCGCCGAGCAGGGCCACCGTGTCACCGCGGTGGACCTCTCGCCGCGCATGGCCGCGGCGGCGCGCCGCAAGCTCGCCGGCACCGGCGCCGAGGTGCTGGTCGGCCCGGCGGACCGGCCACCGGTGGGGGAGCGGCGGTTCGACGTCGTGCTCGTGCGGCATGTCGTCTGGGCCCTGCCCGACGCCGAGTCGGCGCTCGGCCACTGGGTGTCCCTGCTGCGGCCGGGCGGGCGACTGGTGCTGGTCGAGGGGGTGTGGGGAGGCGCCGGAGTGCCCGCGCAGCGGCTCATCGGCACGCTCACGCCTCTCGTGGGACGGATCGACCATGAACCGCTGTCGGACGATCCGGCCCTGTGGGGCCGCCCGGTCGACGACGAGCGGTACGCGGTGGTGGCCCGGCTCGCGCCCGTTCCCCCGGCCCCGCGGCACAGCGAGGTCGTCGACGTCCATCTCGTCCTGCGGCGCGGCGACGAGGTCCTGCTCGCCCGCCGGGCGAACACCGGCTACGGGGACGGGTTGTGGAACGGGCCGTCGGGGCATGTCGAGGAGGGCGAGGACGTGCGCGCGGCCATGGTGCGCGAGACGTCCGAGGAGATCGGCGTGGAGCTCGGGCCGGAGGATCTGCGGGTGGCGCTCGTGATGCAGCACCGGGGGCCCGGCGATCCGCCCCGGACGGGCTGGTTCTTCGAGGCGGCGTACGGGACCGGCGGCGAGCCGGACAACCGGGAGCCGCACAAGTGCTCCGAGCTCGCCTGGCATCCCCTCGCCGCGCTCCCGGACGACATGGTCGCCTACTGCAGGGCCGGGTTCGAGGCGTACCGGGCCGGTGAGCGCTTCGTCGTCCACTGGCACGAGGACGACGACACCATCGCCCACGACCCCGGTGCACCGGACCGGGCGGTGCCTCTCCCCGTCTCGGTCCCGGGCTCGGTCCCGGGCTCGATCCCCGTCTCGGTCCCGGGATCGGTCCCGGGCTCGCTCCCGGTGCCGCGCCTCAGACCAGAAGCTCCGTGA
- a CDS encoding GntR family transcriptional regulator: MTLKILIDTDAASAPYEQLRSQISAQARSGTLPVGYKLPTVRGLAEELGLAANTVAKAYRALEGDGVIETRGRNGTFVAAAGDAAERQAAAAAQAYAEQVHRLGLSREDALRAVRDALRAAYEA; this comes from the coding sequence GTGACCTTGAAGATCCTCATCGACACGGACGCCGCTTCCGCGCCCTACGAGCAGCTGCGTTCCCAGATCTCGGCCCAGGCCCGTTCCGGCACGCTGCCCGTCGGCTACAAACTCCCGACGGTCAGGGGTCTCGCGGAGGAACTCGGCCTGGCCGCCAACACCGTCGCCAAGGCGTACCGCGCCCTGGAGGGCGACGGGGTGATCGAAACCCGTGGCCGCAACGGCACGTTCGTCGCGGCGGCGGGTGATGCGGCGGAGCGTCAGGCCGCCGCGGCCGCCCAGGCGTACGCCGAGCAGGTCCACCGCCTGGGTCTGTCCCGCGAGGACGCGCTCCGCGCGGTTCGGGACGCGCTGCGGGCGGCGTACGAAGCCTGA
- a CDS encoding DUF5925 domain-containing protein: MTANPEDSVPIRLNVDDSDSPSDVVDALFLGRFATGEQPYSHSSTIDRVKPGATLLPPGARVLRAARDDDRSATLADGDGWTLLISRWNRGADVTVTAVSSELAEKIHKQATEGVQDEPEPQPENVTMGFWYVSPRRGPHRTTRQISAGTWEEVRPNYTTPVAEAMDRLMKVTPDDIAGRLLLLHGPPGTGKTSALRTLARSWRDWCQVDCVLDPERLFNDVGYLMDIAIGEDEGTAKGRWRLLLLEDCDELIRGEARHTAGQALSRLLNLTDGLLGQGRNVLVGVTTNEDLERLHPAVVRPGRCLARIEVGSLTRKEAVSWLGTEEGVGREGATLAELYALRRGTNPASVPAQHDGADAGLYL, translated from the coding sequence ATGACTGCCAACCCTGAGGACTCTGTGCCGATCCGGCTCAACGTCGACGACAGCGACTCGCCGTCGGACGTCGTGGACGCGCTGTTCCTCGGCCGCTTCGCGACGGGCGAGCAGCCGTACTCGCACAGTTCGACGATCGACCGGGTCAAGCCCGGCGCCACACTGCTGCCGCCGGGCGCCCGGGTGCTGCGTGCCGCGCGCGACGACGACCGCAGCGCGACGCTCGCCGACGGCGACGGCTGGACCCTGCTGATCTCCCGCTGGAACCGCGGTGCCGACGTCACGGTCACCGCGGTCAGCTCCGAACTCGCCGAGAAGATCCACAAGCAGGCCACGGAAGGCGTCCAGGACGAGCCGGAACCCCAGCCGGAGAACGTCACGATGGGCTTCTGGTACGTGTCCCCGCGTCGTGGCCCGCACCGCACCACCCGCCAGATCAGCGCCGGTACGTGGGAGGAGGTACGGCCCAACTACACGACGCCGGTGGCCGAGGCGATGGACCGGCTGATGAAGGTGACCCCGGACGACATCGCGGGCCGGCTGCTCCTGCTCCACGGCCCCCCGGGCACGGGGAAGACATCGGCGCTGCGGACGCTGGCGCGCTCATGGCGCGACTGGTGCCAGGTGGACTGTGTCCTCGACCCGGAGCGGCTGTTCAACGACGTCGGCTATCTGATGGACATCGCCATCGGCGAGGACGAGGGCACGGCGAAGGGCCGGTGGCGGCTGCTGCTCCTGGAGGACTGCGACGAGCTGATCCGCGGCGAGGCCCGGCACACGGCGGGCCAGGCGCTGTCCCGGCTGCTGAACCTGACGGACGGGCTGCTCGGCCAGGGCCGCAACGTCCTGGTGGGCGTCACCACCAACGAGGACCTGGAGCGGCTGCACCCCGCGGTGGTCCGGCCGGGCCGCTGTCTGGCCCGTATCGAGGTCGGTTCGCTCACCCGCAAGGAGGCGGTGTCGTGGCTGGGCACCGAGGAGGGCGTGGGCCGCGAGGGTGCGACCCTGGCCGAGCTGTACGCGCTGCGGCGCGGCACGAATCCGGCGTCGGTCCCGGCGCAGCACGACGGCGCGGACGCGGGGCTGTATCTCTGA
- a CDS encoding serine/threonine-protein kinase: protein MSEVPGGGRDDETLVAGRYRLLGRLGEGGMGVVWRARDELLGRDVAVKEVRAPDALGTTDVRRLYARLEREGWAAARISHRNVVTVYDVASHDGRPWIVMELVRGLSLSEALAAEGPMAPQRAARVGAEVLAALRAAHEAGVLHRDVKPGNVLLANDGRVVLTDFGIAMVEGTSNLTMTGELVGSPEFLAPERALGRTPGPESDLWSLGVLLYAAVEGQSPFRQDTPLSTLRAVVDEELPVPRRAGALEPVIAGLLRKDPAERLSAGEAERQLRILGAGGTPRADPPPAAGPQAVTVTSAAPATPATPVGVFGPPTPTATTAPSLGTGAPPPERPRRAVVVLIAGIAALLLSIGGLTYALLNNGGLGGNGGRGDKGGGGSATGGSASGRGAASGGGSADGGATDGGPSAPVASSSPPKSGGAATGGHGSATQKPPQSVHVDVRAVHGGYRGACPAPGAEAPSFRATVTVGRTPVSVGYRWVTRSGRSSDGGWKALDFPSGEGKSRQIDHVELTYTPGTTHHDQIRVEVRSPVAARSKWVAFSVTCDEEESPTGTPSSPGYPSDAADGGDGGDGGQATERNGGR, encoded by the coding sequence ATGAGCGAAGTGCCGGGCGGCGGTCGGGACGACGAGACGCTGGTCGCGGGGAGGTACCGGCTGCTCGGTCGCCTCGGCGAGGGCGGTATGGGGGTCGTGTGGCGGGCCCGCGACGAGCTGCTGGGGCGGGACGTCGCGGTCAAGGAGGTCCGCGCGCCCGACGCGCTCGGCACCACCGATGTGCGGCGGCTCTACGCGCGCCTGGAGCGTGAGGGCTGGGCCGCCGCCCGGATCTCGCACCGCAATGTGGTCACGGTCTATGACGTGGCCTCCCACGACGGGCGGCCGTGGATCGTGATGGAGCTGGTTCGCGGCCTCTCCCTCTCCGAAGCGCTCGCCGCGGAGGGCCCGATGGCCCCGCAGCGGGCGGCACGCGTCGGGGCCGAGGTGCTCGCCGCGCTCCGCGCCGCCCACGAGGCGGGGGTGCTCCACCGGGACGTGAAACCCGGAAACGTGCTGCTCGCCAACGACGGCCGCGTCGTCCTCACGGACTTCGGGATCGCGATGGTGGAGGGCACGTCCAACCTGACGATGACCGGCGAGCTGGTCGGCTCGCCGGAGTTCCTCGCTCCCGAGCGGGCGCTGGGCCGCACACCCGGGCCCGAGTCGGACCTCTGGTCGCTCGGAGTCCTGTTGTACGCGGCGGTGGAAGGGCAGTCACCGTTCCGTCAGGACACGCCGCTCAGCACGCTGCGCGCGGTCGTCGACGAGGAACTGCCCGTACCGCGCAGGGCGGGCGCGCTGGAACCCGTGATCGCCGGGTTGCTGCGGAAGGATCCGGCGGAGCGGCTGTCCGCCGGGGAGGCCGAGCGGCAGCTGCGGATCCTCGGAGCGGGCGGCACACCGCGGGCCGATCCCCCGCCGGCCGCGGGTCCCCAGGCGGTCACGGTCACCTCCGCGGCGCCCGCGACCCCGGCCACACCTGTCGGGGTCTTCGGGCCCCCCACCCCCACGGCCACGACGGCGCCGTCCCTGGGGACCGGCGCCCCTCCTCCGGAGCGTCCACGCCGTGCCGTCGTCGTCCTGATCGCCGGGATCGCGGCGCTGCTGCTCTCGATCGGCGGCCTCACGTACGCCCTGCTGAACAACGGTGGCCTGGGCGGCAACGGCGGGAGGGGCGACAAGGGAGGCGGCGGCTCCGCGACCGGCGGTTCGGCGAGCGGGCGCGGTGCGGCGAGCGGGGGCGGTTCCGCGGACGGGGGCGCGACGGACGGCGGCCCCTCAGCACCCGTCGCGAGTTCGTCCCCGCCCAAGAGCGGGGGCGCGGCGACCGGTGGGCACGGCTCGGCGACTCAGAAGCCTCCGCAGAGCGTGCATGTGGACGTCCGCGCGGTCCACGGCGGTTACCGCGGGGCCTGCCCGGCCCCCGGAGCCGAGGCGCCCTCCTTCCGGGCGACGGTGACCGTGGGCCGTACCCCGGTCTCCGTCGGCTACCGCTGGGTGACCAGGAGCGGCCGGAGTTCGGACGGCGGCTGGAAAGCACTCGACTTCCCCTCCGGGGAGGGGAAGTCGCGGCAGATCGATCACGTCGAGCTGACGTACACACCGGGTACGACACACCACGACCAGATCCGGGTGGAGGTCCGGAGTCCGGTCGCGGCGCGGTCGAAGTGGGTGGCGTTCTCGGTGACCTGTGACGAGGAGGAGTCCCCGACGGGCACCCCTTCCTCGCCGGGCTACCCGTCGGACGCGGCTGACGGGGGTGACGGAGGTGACGGGGGTCAGGCCACCGAACGGAACGGGGGCAGGTAG
- a CDS encoding polysaccharide deacetylase family protein — translation MTAVNQAVPILMYHAIGHRTAPATHGLSVAPEAFAEQMDLLGGRGFTPVTTAELGRAWRHGVPLPPRPVLITFDDGYEGVHRHALPVLAKHGFSSTLFVSTGWLRGAHDTGGALDTMLDWDQVRALVAAGTEIGGHTHTHPQLDQLDDPRLRHETLHCREIIAGELGAAPLSFAYPYGYSSRRVRQAVRAAGFAQSLAVGNALARRRQGPYALERVTVRRSTGIEEFERLVEGRGIARGFARDRALTKGYAVVRRTRRAVRLLRT, via the coding sequence ATGACCGCCGTGAACCAGGCCGTGCCGATCCTCATGTACCACGCGATCGGGCACCGGACCGCTCCGGCGACGCACGGACTGTCCGTGGCGCCGGAGGCGTTCGCCGAGCAGATGGACCTGCTCGGCGGGCGCGGGTTCACACCCGTCACCACCGCGGAGCTCGGGCGGGCGTGGCGGCACGGTGTTCCGCTGCCGCCACGGCCGGTGCTGATCACCTTCGACGACGGCTACGAGGGCGTGCACCGGCACGCCCTCCCCGTCCTCGCCAAGCACGGCTTCTCCTCGACCCTGTTCGTGTCGACGGGCTGGCTGCGGGGCGCGCACGACACGGGCGGCGCGCTCGACACGATGCTGGACTGGGACCAGGTACGGGCACTGGTCGCCGCGGGCACGGAGATCGGCGGCCATACGCACACCCATCCGCAGCTCGACCAGCTGGACGATCCGCGGCTGCGCCACGAGACCCTGCACTGCCGGGAGATCATCGCCGGGGAACTGGGCGCGGCGCCGCTCTCGTTCGCCTATCCGTACGGCTACTCCAGCCGGCGCGTCAGACAGGCGGTGCGCGCGGCCGGCTTCGCCCAGTCACTGGCGGTGGGCAACGCGCTGGCGCGCCGGCGCCAGGGCCCGTACGCGCTGGAGCGGGTGACCGTGCGGCGCTCCACCGGCATCGAGGAGTTCGAGCGGCTCGTCGAAGGCCGGGGCATCGCCCGCGGCTTCGCCAGGGACCGGGCACTGACCAAGGGGTACGCCGTGGTGCGCCGGACCCGGAGGGCGGTGCGACTTCTCCGCACATGA
- a CDS encoding GNAT family N-acetyltransferase: MTVIVRDFRAPQDAAGAARVQRAALPFLLVSAESLAFDLAHAHPLARFRPLVAEEDGAIVGTAQVGLAHDSPEPGVGYANVFVHPEHRGRGAGSSIVRAAEEYLAAAGATSAYSWVLDERAHRAFAERLGYRPSRPAYFLRLDLATAKLPRLRTPPEGVRIVPASAFANDPRPLFELDAETTADEPGDVDAEFTDYEHWLAETWGHPLFSRELTSVAVVDGRPVAFSAARTDGSARYGTSMTGTAGDFRGRGLAKLAKNDSLHRARAAGFTEAFTGNDAGNGPMLAINKWFGYEICATEVRHVRTLG; encoded by the coding sequence ATGACAGTGATCGTCCGTGACTTCCGCGCCCCCCAGGACGCCGCGGGCGCCGCCCGGGTCCAGCGCGCCGCGCTGCCGTTCCTGCTCGTGAGTGCGGAGTCCCTGGCCTTCGACCTGGCCCACGCGCATCCGCTCGCGCGCTTCCGTCCGCTCGTCGCCGAGGAGGACGGCGCGATCGTCGGCACGGCGCAGGTGGGGCTCGCGCACGACAGTCCGGAGCCGGGGGTCGGTTACGCGAACGTCTTCGTGCACCCGGAGCACCGCGGCCGGGGCGCCGGGTCGTCGATCGTGCGTGCCGCCGAGGAGTATCTCGCGGCGGCCGGGGCGACGAGCGCGTACTCCTGGGTGCTGGACGAGCGGGCCCACCGTGCCTTCGCCGAGCGCCTCGGCTACCGGCCCAGCCGCCCGGCGTACTTCCTCCGGCTCGATCTGGCGACGGCGAAACTGCCGCGACTGCGGACACCGCCCGAAGGGGTGCGGATCGTCCCGGCGTCCGCGTTCGCGAACGACCCGCGGCCGCTGTTCGAGCTGGACGCGGAGACCACCGCGGACGAGCCGGGCGACGTGGACGCGGAGTTCACCGACTACGAGCACTGGCTGGCGGAGACCTGGGGCCATCCGCTGTTCAGCCGCGAACTCACCTCCGTCGCCGTCGTGGACGGCCGGCCGGTGGCCTTCAGCGCGGCGCGTACGGACGGTTCGGCCCGCTACGGCACGTCGATGACGGGCACCGCCGGCGACTTTCGCGGCCGGGGCCTCGCCAAGCTCGCCAAGAACGACTCGCTGCACCGGGCGCGTGCCGCCGGGTTCACGGAGGCCTTCACCGGCAACGACGCGGGCAACGGTCCGATGCTGGCGATCAACAAGTGGTTCGGTTACGAGATCTGTGCGACGGAGGTACGGCATGTCCGCACGCTGGGGTGA
- a CDS encoding glycosyltransferase family 2 protein, with the protein MSGYHRTFSVVICVYTEDRWQDILAAVESVRAQSLPALETLLVVDHNPALLNRLIEEFTELRTRGEEVRVLANAGPRGLSAGRNTGIAAARGEFVAFLDDDAVAERDWLRYFAESYDDPRVMAVGGRTRPAWASGRRPAWFPEEFDWVVGCTYRGLPHGRVPVRNVLGGNASFRRSAFDATGGFATGIGRDGDKRPLGCEETELCIRLGRALPDAVLLIDDRAVIHHKVPAGRERFRYFRTRTYAEGLSKALVSHSVGSAKGLETERRYTTRVLPAGVARGLRDALLGRPGGAGRAGAIVTGVATAAAGYAMASVRTRSGVAFSHGPIAAYAPGAEGGTP; encoded by the coding sequence TTGAGCGGGTACCACCGGACGTTCTCCGTGGTGATCTGCGTCTACACGGAGGACCGCTGGCAGGACATCCTCGCGGCCGTCGAGTCCGTACGCGCGCAGTCGCTCCCGGCGCTGGAGACGCTGCTCGTCGTCGACCACAACCCGGCGCTGCTGAACCGCCTCATCGAGGAGTTCACGGAGCTCCGGACACGGGGAGAGGAGGTGCGGGTGCTCGCCAACGCGGGCCCCCGCGGCCTCTCCGCCGGCCGCAACACCGGAATCGCCGCCGCCCGCGGCGAGTTCGTGGCCTTCCTCGACGACGACGCCGTGGCCGAGCGGGACTGGCTGCGGTACTTCGCCGAGTCCTACGACGACCCGCGGGTGATGGCCGTCGGCGGCAGGACCCGGCCGGCCTGGGCCTCGGGCCGCAGACCGGCCTGGTTCCCCGAGGAGTTCGACTGGGTCGTCGGCTGTACGTACCGGGGGCTGCCGCACGGCCGCGTCCCGGTGCGCAACGTCCTCGGCGGAAACGCGTCCTTCCGCCGCAGCGCCTTCGACGCCACCGGAGGATTCGCCACCGGCATCGGCCGTGACGGTGACAAACGGCCACTGGGGTGCGAGGAGACCGAGCTGTGCATCCGGCTCGGCCGGGCCCTGCCGGACGCGGTCCTGCTGATCGACGACCGCGCCGTCATCCACCACAAGGTCCCCGCCGGACGGGAGCGCTTCCGCTACTTCCGTACACGTACCTACGCGGAGGGCCTGTCCAAGGCGCTGGTCTCCCACAGCGTCGGCAGTGCCAAGGGGCTGGAGACCGAACGGCGGTACACCACCCGGGTGCTCCCGGCAGGCGTCGCGCGAGGGCTGCGCGACGCACTGCTGGGCCGCCCGGGCGGCGCGGGCCGGGCCGGCGCGATCGTCACCGGCGTCGCCACGGCCGCGGCCGGGTACGCGATGGCGAGCGTCCGCACCCGATCCGGGGTGGCTTTCTCCCACGGCCCGATCGCCGCGTACGCGCCGGGAGCGGAGGGCGGCACGCCATGA